A section of the Microbulbifer pacificus genome encodes:
- a CDS encoding LapD/MoxY N-terminal periplasmic domain-containing protein, producing the protein MRFRLPAHPMAALPLCLAWLTAVGAMLIVCLLTVRTQLTSLLETEAQDSAVALATALAPHTGEDQALYRKTLLKGFTESGAYRMVTFILITGGQIRQEVPDYPAAVPQWFQAILPFEPPTAEAEVLHGWDLAGYIVVSRQTASAYLLLWHTALGIVGAGLVILAGLLWWWWSRLTQVQNQQQNSEYDELRRELEATQELLFNFSSLEPEGATQPGREVLNRLIKAQRFKNRVPADSD; encoded by the coding sequence GTGCGCTTTCGCCTGCCAGCTCACCCGATGGCCGCACTACCGCTGTGCCTGGCCTGGCTCACAGCCGTCGGGGCGATGCTGATTGTCTGCCTGCTGACTGTTCGCACCCAATTAACATCCCTGCTGGAAACTGAAGCTCAAGACAGTGCGGTGGCCCTGGCGACCGCACTGGCGCCTCATACGGGCGAGGATCAAGCGCTGTATAGAAAGACGCTTCTCAAAGGTTTTACCGAAAGCGGGGCATACCGGATGGTGACCTTTATTCTCATAACCGGAGGGCAGATTCGGCAAGAGGTTCCGGATTACCCCGCTGCGGTACCGCAGTGGTTTCAGGCTATTTTGCCGTTTGAGCCACCGACCGCGGAGGCGGAGGTGCTGCATGGCTGGGATCTTGCAGGGTATATCGTCGTCAGCCGGCAAACTGCCTCTGCCTACCTGCTTTTGTGGCACACCGCTCTCGGAATTGTTGGCGCCGGCTTGGTAATACTTGCCGGTTTGCTCTGGTGGTGGTGGTCGCGATTAACACAGGTTCAGAACCAACAGCAAAACAGCGAGTATGACGAATTGAGGCGGGAGCTGGAGGCGACGCAAGAGCTACTGTTCAATTTTTCCTCACTCGAGCCTGAAGGCGCAACGCAACCCGGGCGGGAAGTGCTAAATCGATTGATTAAAGCGCAGCGCTTCAAAAACAGGGTTCCAGCAGATAGCGATTAG
- a CDS encoding transglutaminase-like cysteine peptidase, which translates to MAATALRPPHLPPSLLQQTQASYGPQAHARLVSWQSLIEQQGEALEWHRLLRINHFLNGIPYAADLDHWNKEDYWATPVQFLATNGGDCEDYAIAKFFSLYGARVAPEKLRFAYVNATSIDEPHMVLLYSANPGEHPLVLDNLTNDVVPARERTDLVPVYSFNFDGVWLNRSLDRGIIVPNSPGSSLWVELLGRINKEGVF; encoded by the coding sequence ATGGCCGCCACCGCGCTAAGGCCTCCCCATCTGCCGCCATCGCTACTGCAGCAGACACAAGCCAGTTACGGGCCGCAGGCGCACGCCCGCCTGGTGAGCTGGCAATCGCTAATAGAGCAACAGGGCGAGGCACTAGAGTGGCACCGACTGCTGCGGATCAATCATTTTTTGAACGGTATTCCCTACGCGGCGGACCTGGATCACTGGAACAAGGAGGACTACTGGGCGACGCCAGTACAGTTTCTGGCCACCAATGGTGGCGATTGCGAGGATTACGCCATTGCCAAATTCTTCAGCCTTTACGGCGCCCGCGTTGCCCCGGAAAAATTGCGCTTTGCTTATGTGAACGCCACCAGTATTGACGAGCCGCATATGGTTCTGCTGTATTCGGCCAACCCCGGTGAACACCCGCTGGTGCTGGATAACCTGACGAATGACGTAGTGCCCGCCCGGGAGCGCACGGATCTGGTGCCGGTGTATAGTTTTAATTTCGACGGGGTATGGCTGAACCGGAGTCTGGATCGCGGTATTATCGTGCCCAATAGCCCCGGTTCCTCCCTGTGGGTCGAGCTTCTGGGAAGAATAAATAAGGAAGGAGTTTTCTGA
- the galU gene encoding UTP--glucose-1-phosphate uridylyltransferase GalU produces the protein MQQVKKAVIPVAGLGTRMLPATKAIPKEMLPIVDKPLIQYVVNEAVAAGIKEIVLVTHASKNAIENHFDTSFELEAQLENRLKRQLLDEVRSIVPKDVTVISVRQAEAKGLGHAISCARPVVGDNAFAVLLPDVLIDQYASDLKASNLADMVRNFETSGASQIMVEQVEWDQVSKYGVVDCLGADLQIGGTAKIDGMVEKPEVDAAPSNMAVVGRYVLPAQIWTLLENTQPGAGGEIQLTDAIDELLKQQTVEAYRIVGHSHDCGNKLGYMKAQLAYGLQHPEVGSALKELLGSQTALTPETA, from the coding sequence ATGCAACAAGTTAAAAAAGCAGTAATTCCTGTAGCCGGCCTGGGCACCCGTATGCTGCCCGCCACCAAGGCGATCCCCAAAGAGATGCTGCCCATCGTCGACAAGCCGCTGATCCAGTACGTGGTCAATGAAGCGGTGGCCGCCGGCATCAAAGAAATCGTACTGGTTACCCACGCCAGTAAAAACGCCATCGAAAACCACTTCGACACCTCCTTCGAGCTGGAAGCCCAGCTGGAAAACCGCCTCAAGCGCCAGCTGCTGGATGAAGTGCGCTCCATCGTCCCCAAAGACGTGACCGTGATTTCCGTGCGCCAGGCGGAAGCCAAGGGGCTGGGCCACGCCATTAGCTGCGCGCGCCCGGTAGTGGGTGATAACGCCTTTGCGGTACTGCTGCCAGACGTACTGATCGACCAGTACGCCTCCGACCTCAAAGCCAGCAACCTCGCGGACATGGTGCGCAACTTTGAAACCAGCGGTGCCAGCCAGATCATGGTGGAGCAGGTGGAATGGGATCAGGTCAGCAAGTACGGCGTGGTGGACTGCCTGGGTGCCGACCTGCAGATCGGCGGCACCGCCAAAATCGACGGCATGGTAGAAAAGCCGGAAGTGGATGCCGCCCCCTCCAACATGGCCGTGGTCGGCCGCTATGTACTGCCCGCGCAAATCTGGACCCTGCTGGAAAACACCCAGCCCGGTGCCGGCGGTGAAATCCAGCTCACCGACGCCATCGACGAGCTACTCAAGCAGCAAACCGTAGAGGCCTACCGTATCGTCGGCCACAGCCACGACTGCGGCAACAAGCTTGGCTACATGAAAGCCCAGCTCGCCTACGGCTTACAGCACCCGGAAGTTGGCAGTGCCCTCAAAGAGCTGCTCGGCAGCCAGACCGCACTTACCCCGGAAACCGCCTAA
- a CDS encoding MBL fold metallo-hydrolase, which yields MTSKTAPETNTRDHDQSAVAAGARPLSPRQPGAEPVPDLIRYREPENAYGAIQHHGAVDGVTGSCHQLFLDEHNSILIDCGLFQGAETSPGGSKHDKLEIEFPLDSVKALVVTHVHIDHCGRIPYLIAAGFRGPIYCSKPSAELLPLVLEDALKVGVTRDKALIEKFLDYIKAQLRPLPYNQWQPVIEGEGQALQIRLQRAGHILGSAYVECDLTFGENKRRTIFSGDLGAPNTPLLYGPTPSEGCDDLVIESTYGDRIHENRAQRAETLRKAIERALQDGGSVLIPAFSIGRTQELLYELENNIQQQTKDAGASSPWADLPVIVDSPLASRFTEVYRRLQPYWDEEARNVVSQGRHPLSFEQLLTVNDHETHEKMVNRLAQTKQPAIVIAASGMCAGGRIVNYLKAMLSEPRHNIIFVGYQAKGTPGRDIQSFGKQHGYVELDGEHYTINAGIETISGYSAHADQHDLLDFIQQMQAKPKTVRIVHGDNQAKQTLKTLIEAKRLAGEVHIPG from the coding sequence ATGACCAGCAAAACCGCGCCCGAAACCAATACCCGCGACCACGACCAATCCGCCGTGGCCGCCGGCGCGCGTCCGTTATCTCCGCGTCAGCCCGGCGCAGAGCCTGTGCCGGACCTGATCCGGTACCGGGAACCGGAAAACGCCTACGGCGCTATCCAGCACCACGGCGCCGTCGACGGCGTAACCGGCTCCTGCCACCAGTTGTTCCTGGATGAACACAACTCCATCCTCATCGACTGCGGCCTGTTCCAGGGTGCCGAAACCTCACCGGGTGGCAGCAAGCACGACAAGCTGGAAATCGAATTCCCGCTCGACAGCGTAAAAGCCCTGGTGGTCACACATGTACACATAGACCACTGCGGCCGTATCCCGTACCTGATCGCCGCCGGCTTCCGCGGCCCTATCTACTGCAGCAAGCCCAGCGCAGAACTGTTGCCGCTGGTGCTGGAAGATGCACTGAAGGTTGGCGTAACCCGCGATAAAGCCCTGATCGAAAAATTCCTCGACTATATAAAGGCACAGCTGCGCCCACTGCCCTACAACCAGTGGCAGCCGGTTATCGAGGGAGAAGGCCAAGCTCTCCAGATCCGCCTGCAGCGCGCCGGCCATATCCTCGGCTCTGCCTATGTGGAATGCGACTTAACATTCGGCGAGAACAAGCGCCGCACCATATTCTCCGGCGACCTCGGCGCACCCAACACCCCGCTGTTATACGGCCCCACACCCTCGGAAGGCTGCGACGACCTCGTAATAGAAAGCACCTACGGCGACCGCATCCACGAAAACCGTGCCCAGCGTGCCGAAACTCTGCGCAAAGCCATCGAGCGCGCACTGCAAGACGGCGGCAGCGTCCTGATCCCGGCCTTCAGTATCGGCCGCACCCAGGAACTGCTCTACGAGCTGGAAAATAACATTCAACAGCAAACGAAAGATGCTGGGGCAAGTAGTCCGTGGGCCGACCTTCCGGTAATCGTGGACTCGCCGTTGGCTAGCCGCTTCACCGAAGTCTACCGCCGCCTGCAACCTTACTGGGATGAAGAAGCGAGAAACGTAGTAAGCCAGGGCCGCCATCCGCTCAGCTTCGAGCAACTGCTCACGGTAAATGACCACGAAACCCACGAAAAAATGGTCAACCGCCTGGCTCAGACCAAGCAGCCGGCCATCGTCATCGCCGCCAGTGGCATGTGCGCCGGTGGGCGCATCGTCAATTACCTGAAAGCCATGCTCAGCGAGCCACGCCACAACATCATCTTTGTGGGCTACCAGGCCAAAGGCACTCCGGGGCGGGATATCCAGAGCTTCGGCAAACAGCACGGTTATGTAGAACTCGATGGCGAGCACTACACCATCAACGCCGGTATAGAAACCATAAGCGGCTACAGCGCCCACGCCGACCAACACGACCTTTTGGACTTCATCCAGCAGATGCAAGCAAAACCCAAAACAGTGCGCATAGTCCACGGTGATAACCAAGCCAAGCAAACCCTGAAAACTTTAATTGAAGCTAAGCGCTTGGCAGGCGAAGTGCATATCCCCGGATAG
- a CDS encoding UDP-glucose dehydrogenase family protein has protein sequence MKVTIFGTGYVGLVTGACLAEVGHQVMCMDVDTHKIDRLKDGIIPIYEPGLEPIVKANIDSGNLLFTSNAEEAVSHGQVQFIAVGTPPDEDGSADLQYVLAVAESIATYMSDEKIIVNKSTVPVGTADKVRAKAQSKLDERRVHLPFSVISNPEFLKEGAAVNDCMRPDRIVVGIDREGETRGKVEATMRELYAPFCRNHEKIIFMDVRSAELTKYAANCMLATKISFMNEMANIAERVGADIEQVRQGIGSDPRIGYQFIYPGCGYGGSCFPKDVKALISTSKQLGYKAEILESVENVNDRQKHKLFEMICQHYGCDPKNPGDTLRGKVFTLWGLAFKPKTDDMREAPSRTLMEQLWAAGAKVQAYDPEAMDECERIYGNQDGLHLMGTPASALHNADALVIVTEWQSFRAPDFNLIKEQVADQVIFDGRNMHEPSQVMDKGIGYYGIGRGKAIQGAK, from the coding sequence ATGAAAGTAACCATCTTTGGCACTGGCTATGTAGGCCTCGTCACCGGTGCCTGCCTGGCCGAAGTTGGCCATCAGGTCATGTGCATGGACGTCGATACCCATAAAATCGACCGACTCAAAGATGGCATCATCCCGATTTATGAGCCGGGCCTCGAGCCCATCGTCAAAGCCAACATCGACTCTGGCAACTTGCTGTTTACCAGTAATGCCGAAGAAGCCGTTAGCCACGGACAGGTTCAATTTATTGCTGTGGGTACCCCACCAGATGAGGATGGGTCCGCAGACCTGCAATACGTTCTCGCTGTAGCGGAATCCATCGCGACCTATATGAGCGATGAAAAAATCATTGTGAATAAATCTACCGTACCTGTAGGTACCGCGGATAAGGTTCGAGCTAAGGCTCAAAGCAAACTGGATGAGCGCAGAGTACATCTACCATTCTCCGTAATCTCCAACCCCGAATTCCTGAAAGAAGGTGCCGCAGTCAATGACTGCATGCGACCGGATCGGATCGTTGTAGGTATCGATCGGGAGGGTGAGACCCGTGGCAAGGTGGAAGCTACCATGCGCGAACTTTATGCACCCTTCTGCCGCAATCACGAAAAAATTATCTTCATGGATGTGCGCAGTGCGGAGCTCACCAAGTATGCCGCTAACTGCATGCTGGCCACCAAGATCAGCTTTATGAATGAAATGGCCAATATTGCCGAGCGGGTAGGCGCCGATATTGAGCAGGTGCGCCAAGGCATCGGCTCGGACCCGCGCATTGGGTACCAATTTATTTATCCCGGTTGTGGCTACGGTGGCTCCTGTTTCCCCAAAGACGTAAAGGCTCTGATCAGTACCTCCAAGCAACTGGGCTACAAAGCAGAAATACTGGAATCCGTAGAAAACGTAAATGATCGTCAGAAGCACAAGCTGTTCGAGATGATCTGCCAACACTACGGATGTGACCCAAAGAATCCCGGTGATACATTGAGAGGCAAAGTATTTACGCTTTGGGGCTTGGCATTCAAACCAAAAACAGACGATATGCGCGAGGCGCCAAGCCGAACTTTAATGGAGCAACTGTGGGCAGCCGGTGCGAAAGTCCAGGCTTATGACCCGGAAGCGATGGATGAATGCGAACGTATCTACGGTAACCAAGACGGGCTGCACCTTATGGGAACTCCGGCTTCCGCGCTACATAACGCAGATGCGCTGGTTATCGTTACCGAGTGGCAAAGTTTCCGGGCCCCAGACTTCAACTTAATTAAGGAGCAGGTGGCCGACCAGGTAATCTTTGACGGACGCAATATGCATGAACCTTCGCAAGTTATGGATAAAGGTATCGGTTACTACGGAATTGGCCGCGGAAAAGCAATTCAGGGAGCAAAATAA
- a CDS encoding NAD-dependent epimerase, with amino-acid sequence MKFLVTGAAGFIGMHTAKRLLEDGHEVVGLDNLNDYYDVRLKDYRLTQLAPYDKFRFVKMDLADRDGIAALFKQEQFQRVIHLAAQAGVRYSLENPMAYVDSNLVGHMTILEGCRHNKVEHLVYASSSSVYGMNPKIPFSTSDGVDHPVSLYAATKKSNELMAHSYSHLYGIPTTGLRFFTVYGPAGRPDMAPWLFTEAILKGEPIKVFNNGKMQRDFTYIDDIVEGIVRIQDVVPQADDGNSKNDPASSNAPYRIYNIGNNQPIELAAFIRAIESACNKEAEKIYLPMQAGDVVQTYADIDDLYKVANYKPSKKIGDGMGAFVDWYRSYI; translated from the coding sequence ATGAAGTTTTTGGTAACCGGCGCTGCCGGTTTCATCGGAATGCATACCGCCAAGCGTCTGCTCGAAGATGGCCATGAGGTGGTAGGTCTAGATAACCTAAACGATTATTACGATGTACGGCTGAAAGACTATCGCCTTACTCAGCTCGCTCCCTACGATAAGTTCCGATTTGTAAAGATGGATCTTGCTGACCGCGATGGAATAGCGGCACTGTTTAAGCAAGAGCAGTTTCAGCGCGTTATTCACTTGGCGGCGCAGGCTGGTGTTAGGTACTCCCTGGAAAATCCCATGGCCTACGTGGATTCAAACCTCGTAGGGCACATGACCATTCTGGAGGGCTGCCGCCATAATAAAGTAGAGCACTTGGTATATGCATCATCCAGCTCTGTGTACGGTATGAACCCCAAGATTCCATTTTCCACAAGCGATGGTGTCGATCACCCAGTGTCTCTGTACGCGGCCACCAAGAAGTCGAATGAGTTGATGGCACACTCCTATTCGCATCTTTATGGAATCCCGACCACCGGATTGCGTTTTTTTACGGTTTATGGTCCCGCAGGTCGTCCGGATATGGCGCCCTGGCTGTTTACTGAAGCTATTCTGAAAGGTGAACCGATCAAAGTTTTCAACAACGGGAAAATGCAGAGGGATTTTACTTATATCGATGATATCGTCGAGGGGATCGTACGGATACAGGATGTAGTACCTCAAGCGGATGATGGCAACTCCAAAAATGATCCTGCTTCCAGTAACGCGCCATACAGAATTTACAATATCGGTAACAACCAGCCAATTGAACTGGCTGCCTTTATTCGCGCAATAGAAAGTGCCTGCAACAAAGAAGCTGAGAAGATTTACCTGCCTATGCAAGCTGGTGATGTAGTGCAGACCTATGCAGACATTGATGACTTATATAAAGTCGCTAATTATAAGCCAAGTAAGAAAATTGGTGATGGCATGGGTGCATTTGTAGATTGGTATCGGTCTTATATATAA